The genomic interval accccaatatattctttgaattcccagtcagacactggcactatatggcagtagcaagaaatgagggtatttgtattcccaatatattctttgaattcccagtcagacaatggcactgtataccagtagtaaaaattgtgagtgcacgtaaccccaatatattctttgaattctcagtcagacactggcactatatggcagtagcaagaaatgagggtatttgtattcccaatatattctttgaattcccagtcagacaatggcactgtataccagtagtaaaaattgtgggtgcacgtaaccccaatatattctttgaattcccagtcagacactggcactatatggcagtagcaagaaatgagggtatttataaccccaatatattctttgaattcccagtcagacaatggcactgtataccagtagtaaaaattgtgggtgtatatagccccaattctattgccaggggacttgcagggtatttctggggtgaaggtgggggggcacaccgttggaacgggtatcggggtatatatcgggtatacgggaatacactgacagtgtattccattcaggatcctgggaaagctgggttgcggcgattgagcccgtcagtgccacgttacactgacaagcttctccctggaatttagctcttataagagctgttggttgtcttctccttcctatcctagcctgtccctgcctacccagaatctaagccctagctagctggacggaaacctccgtcctcggtgaattgcaagctcagaatgacgcgaacctgggcgtcgctgttcttttaaattagaggtcacatgttttcggcagccaatgggttttgcctacttttttcaacgtcaccggtgtcgtagttcctgtcccacctaccctgcgctgttattggagcaaaaaaggcgccagggaaggtgggagggaaatcgagtaatggcgcactttaccacgcggtgttcgattcgattcgaacatgccgaacagcctaatatccgatcgaacatgagttcgatagaacactgttcgctcatctctaattactacatgAAATATGTGATGGCCCCatagttttcttttttgtttataAAATAGTCGATCCTTGAGGCTGTAAGTGGTTTTGACCTTATGAGATTGGTATGCTAGGTCCCTTGATTTCTACCCAAAACCTGTGTAAGGTGTGAAATTTTCTACAAGAGAAATCTCAAGTTGTGGTCATGAGAAATTAATAATGCAAAGAAGTCAATAATTTAATAGGTAGtattaactaatagagatgagcgagtattgaaATATTcggtattcaatattcgtttcgagtagaccctcaatattcgactattcgaccgaatatcgaatcccattatagtctatggggaaaataatgctagtttaaggggaaaccacaatttgactaaggagagtcaccaagtccacaatgacacctctaacacgcccaagtcccagtattatcccactatcacagcctatcaactaggtCAGTGTtttttaaccagggttcgatcgaaccctaggccatatgcatatTTCatattgtgtaccagtaaaagaacatatacctatgtcttgaatttggaaaaaaatcatatttgatttatcactaaagaagggttcggtgaatgtgcatatgaaactggtgggtttggtacctcaaacaagttTAAGAACCACTGAACTAGATTCTTTCCAaattcaatagaacctctatgaaagtggaaaaatacttggaaaccttctttcttcaacattagtatggacagaaacacaaattttaagctaaagaaacattagcatgcacccctttaaatcatgttgcccatgacaaccacagatggcatagccaatgggaaatccaacagtccctatccttaactgtcattgtttatgcgTGTGGGATGTGGTAatacctccaaaaattacttttctggcccttcacatgagcccttccaaattaagttagaggcccttaagctgagccatacaaaaatttacttttcaggcccttggggtgagtcctcCCAAACTTAactttaggcccttggggtgagttgagccttgttcaagcagaatattaggcccttgaagtccgtagagccttgtaccagaagAGTAATAGGCCCtgaaagtgagttgagccttgcaccggcagagttttaggcccttaaagtgagttgagccttggtggagtggtcatatagtgcttgtatcatcaaaaaagtgagttgaatcttgcaccagcagagttttaggccctttgggtgagttgagccttgtaccagcagagtattaggcccttgaagtcagttgagccttgtacaagcAGAGATTTAGGCCATTAAAATGAGTTGAGCCTTACTccggcagagtttttggccctgttTTGGCCCTGAATTCAGCAATTAGGTTTGTGTTCCATTATTCAGCATTCGGCTGATAATGTCTGTGGCAGGGAAGTGCAATGAGCACCGAGCTGCACACATTACAGCCAGAGCCTGTACTGTGGTTCGGTgagtattaatattttatttatttaatgtaaCATTGGTGATTGAGGGGTAAAGGGGAAATTAAGTTATGGGGAGGTATTGGGGGGCCCAATTTCAAAACGTTTGCACAGGGTTCCCCCAATACATTAAAACGGCCCTGCATATGACATCTTGTAAACACCACTTCCCGTAACTGCATCTCAGAATGGTTGCTGGGATTGTACGTCATTACTTCGGCAGAAGGTGTCACCATGACTCGGTAATTATGTTACATGTTCACTCTTGTATTTATTACATGTATGCAGGTGCTGAGCAAaacttcaatttatttattttttttgtttttttgcatttagtAAATTgatactgaaaaaaataaaattttaataagATCTACTGGGAAATAGTTTAGGGACTACAGTCAAGGGGCTATAAAGAGTCCGAGAGGACTAATCCCTTAGTGTTGATAATGAACTACAGACAACGTATATACCGCATTATCGTACAATTAACCATTTATTCTTCACATTTTGAAGAGGTACCTGCAAAATAAAATTGGAATATATTTGAGAATTCTATCTATCACCTCCTTTCTTTTTGAATCAATTTTGGATACAtgtgtttattatatattttataatctaTTTCGTAACCTTCTatgtattttatttgtattttatttcagGTTATAGGAAGCAATACATGTTGTTACGTGTCACATGTATTCACTCCCCCTATCATCCCATAAAAATGGAGGCTGATAACGGAACCGTTGTCACAGAATTTATTTTATTAGCATTTGAAGATTTTCTTCAATTTCAGATTTTGCTTTTTATCACCTGTTTGCTCATTTATATTACGTGTATTGTTGggaattttgttatatttttgctTATTCACTTTGATGTCAATCTTCACTCCCCGATGTATTATTTTATAAGCACATTTGCCATTCTGGAAATATTATTTGTTTCTATTATCGTTCCCAAACTTTTAGATATTCTTATTGCTGGTAGAAATAGGATCAGTTTTGTGGGCTGCTTCATTCAGTTATATTGTGCCGATACCACGGGTATAGTAGAATGTTACCTTCTTACTGTTATGGTTTTTGATAGATATCTCGCCATCACAAACCCATTGCACTATGTGGTTATAATGAGTCAATGGTGTACCAGGCTTGATGTATTTCCATGGGTTGTTGGTTTGGTCGCTGCTTTCATACCCACTATCTTCACTGTATCTTTGAAGTTCTGTGGCCCCAATGTGATTGACCATTTCTTTTGTGACTTGGCTCCATTACAGAATTTGGCATGTTCTGATCCCTACATCAGTAAGCTTGTGACAAGCATAGTCGCCACCTTTGTGGTTCTTCTCCCCTTCATAATAATAAACGGATTCTACACTCGTATTATAGCCACAGTGTTAAAGATTAAGAGCGTAGAGGGTAAAcgtaaagccttctccacctgctcttctcacctcattGTATCCAGTCTCTTCTTCAGTACAGGAATCATTGTCTGTTAGTCCAAATGGCAGCAATTACGATAAATTTTTTGCCCTAATTTATAAAGTTGTCACACCATTGTTAAACCCTTTTATTTATACATTAAGAAACAAGGATGTGAAGATGGCTTTAGTTAAGACATTTGCAGGGATCAAGATTAGACAAATGTAAGCCTTAATTTGGTTAAAGAAAAGTCCAAGATTTGTCTTAACGGTCCTCGAGAGGATTCCTGCGAATTGTTTCCCATCATCTTTTCTgttggaaaaaagaaattcttatcGTAACTGTGCAGTCAGATAAATTTTACCTATCAAAAAGATGTTGTAATATTCAATTCGATTAGACATAAGTGTTTACTCATCTTTGGGGCACTAGTTAGGTCTTACAAACTCTTCCATAGGAGAAGGCATACATTTTTCAATCTTTATGTAAATTTTTTCTTCCATTGCTTTTAAGTGAAATAGGTCTGATGCCccctaaaatatataaataataaataataataataataataataataataattattattattattattattattattattattattattattattattattattattattattattattattaatttctcAAGACCACAGGCGccatcaaggaaaaaaaaaaataaccacaaAAAAAAGACCAATCTCAAGACCGTAATATCAATCATCAAAGTTGTTCTAATAAAAGATGTATTTTCAACCCCTCTATATGTGGCAACAAGTGACTTCAAAAtgtcatatacagtgtatatctgTGCTATTCCTCCTATTTTTCTCTTTAACATGTCCCATCATGTGTAGTGTAAGATTGCCATGAGTTGCTTATGCTTCGTCTATATATGTTTCTCGGCagttgttagggggcattcacgtggagtaacacggcgctgattctggcatgataacttgtgtaaaaatcagcgctgataaaaaagacttccatttacttcaatgggtttcgttttccACGTGGAACACTATGTAATCTACACTGGAAGGTATCACAATGAATATCAACATCACAATAAATGCCCGCACCAAGCTGTAGAACATATCGAGCTTACTAAGGCTGGGTTCTCATCTGTGTTTAGCTCTCTGTGCAAAGTCAAttgtgggtttgcaaagtggGTTGTAAAGACCATCCGCTGGTGTGCGTTTGGAGCATTTCCATCTGCTAtctgcaattttgggtggttaaaaaagttggacttgcaagACTTGTTCTCCGTTCaaaaaataaggattccagacaTACAATAACCAATACAATTTCTTTAACATTGAAGTCCATGGAGAGCAGATTACAAATGGATTATAAAAGGATAgtaatcagtttgtgtccgttttgcaaTCCGTTTTCCCTTTCATGTTCCGATAAAGAAGGGAGAAAAAATATATTGGTCAAAAATGAACACCAAcacgaggggccacacggtggctcagtggttagcactgcagccttgcagcgctggagtcctggtgttcaaatcccgccaagggcataaaaccatctgcaaggagtttgtatgttctccccgtgtttgcatggatttccatcccatattccaaaaaaaagacatactgatagggaaaaatgtacattgtgagctctatgtggggctcagaatctacattttaaaaaaaaaaaaaaaaaaaaaaaaatgaacaccaACGGATCACAAACTGTCAGTTGTTGTGAGTGGACACCCATTGGCTTATCTGTCTAgaacagaggttcccaaactttttttctcgTAGAGCACTTATAAAATTTTATTGGTTTCAGTGGACCCCCTGCTAccacatttctaccatattcccaaaactcatcaaaaaatgtgaagattacacCAACGTAGACTCCTGTCGAGTCTCCCGTGGACCcctttgggaatcactggtctATGAAGACGGATTCAGGTATCTGCTGTGTAACATTTTGGAATCCTGTTACACCaaaccatttttgtttttttttaagaaaaaaaaaaacttgcacctTGTTTTTAAACCGTTTCCTTAAAGGCATAATATGCAACCAAAAAGTCTTCCTCAAAAAAATTTTACCAACAAAAAGTTATGGAGAAACCCACATGAAAATATTCCTAAAAAACAAAAGCATTATTGAAACAAACACCATTGCAATAGCAATATATGTAAAATGAGAGATACAAAAtgggtgaaagaaaaaaaaaaatcacttaaatgCCAAACCTCCTCCAAAACcactcaaatatatatatacacacatgtggacaaaattgttagtacccttcatttaatgaaagaaaaacccacaatggtcacagaaataacttgaatctgacataagtaataaatagagatgagcgagtagtattcgatcgagtagatattcgatcaaatactacggtattcgaaatactcgtactcgatcgagtaccactggctattcaaatggaaaaattcgattcagaatcagcgttgattggctgaatgctatacagtcggccaatcaacactggtttttctcctacttgtagaagtcttctccgcgctgcatccctgtggcgtcttccggctcttcattcactctgccaggcatcgggcctgggcagagccgactgcgcatgcccgcgctacaagaaaacggccgctttgactgtaagcggccattttcttgtagtgcggacatgcgcagttggctctgcccaggcccagggcctggcagagtgaattctccgagaagacttctcggagaatccagcccgaccctcactcgtggacttggtaagttcagtttgatcgaatgttgcctacccctgaaacgagcattttccccccatagagtatgataggattcgatattcgattcgagtagtcgaatattgaggggctactcgaaacaaatatcgaatctcgagtatttaactactcgctcatctctagtaataaataaaaattctatgaaaatgaacaaatgaaagtcagacacagccccccccccatagtgtTCATAAGAGTTgataaaaacattatatataaccccccaaaaaataaaataaacatactcCCCTATATGTTTACATACAgattaaaaagttatgaattttggaaggtggagaggGAAATATGAATAAAGTTGGAGAACCTTAAAGGGAGCAAAAACAATATCAAATTCCATTTCGTCCTTCAAGACTTTACGCTCAACATGTTAATTTcaatatttttgctttttttaattccAAAACAATCGATTTACAGCAAAAAAAGTTTCAATATCTTTAAGATTAGCTAAGtatttttctgaattttttctTGTATGAAAATTTTTAGTTCAAGTTGTCAAATCTCTGAGGAATTATTTCCTCCTGGCATTAGTTCGTAAGAATCTCTTTCCAATTCAGCACATTATAAAAAGCGAAGATTCTTACTGTAGTGGATTTCAGCTGTTCTCAGGACTACGATACAAGAAGATAATGTTCCAAGTAACATGATCTCCATGTAGCTATGGAAAATCAATCAGAGGTAAATAAATTTTCCTTAATTTATATTTATAGCATGGACCATGAAGATTTAGGCAAAATTTCACTATGGATTTTTTTGTGTCATGCACAATTCACACCTGTCAATCTGGATTAAATGTCAGTTGAGACTATTTACTCCTTAATGGAAATTGTGTTTCCATTATTACATTTCAGCTATATTATTGGCTAAAGTAATATTAGGTTTTTAGTAACCCTTTTGATGGCGGATGGTAAACTTTCAGTAAGGTTTTTTGGCATTGCTGTAAAAAAGGGCAATGGGCATCGCACTGATCTTATGCACACCCAGAACAGAGCTGTAACTATAGCATGTGTACATTGTCATTTCTGTAACCTGGGTCTCACGACAACGGGGCacattcactagagatgagcgaacagcgttcaatcgagtacatgtttgatcggatatcaggctgtttgagatgtttgattcgagtcaaacaccaagtggcaaactcactaaaaatctgattcccctcccaccttccctggcgctttttttgcaccgataactgtgcaggggaggtgggacaggaactacgacaacagaggcattgaaaaaaaaattggaaaaagtaattggctggctaattcaggtgatctccaatttatacgaatagtggatttaatatccggttcatatgagacagtgaactatgtgactgtgagacagggacagatgtacaggcagggttagctagggattacctttatttaggtgggaatgtcactcacccagctctttggggctctatctggtcaggatccctgtcagcttgtgatatgcaggagctgactttttcccataggaatgaattgaccagagttgattggccgaataccatacagagtacagcattcgaccaatcaacgctggttctgccggaggctcatctgtgaggagacggagtctaagatcggaccagaatggagactgctgtggactgatcttagactccacctcctccagaagaaccagagttgattggccaaatgatgtactctgtatggcattcggccaatcaacgctggtcaatgcgttCCTATGTCGAGATGTATCAGttctggccgtgcactcagcattgctacatcggaggctgaatgataaatctgttgCATTATTAAACCACCTAGTCTAAGTTTACGCTTTCTATTACTTTGCTTAGTTAATACCAGACAAAATTGCCAAAATTTTATCACATTTTTGACACATCTTAGGCCACGTCCACTTTCTGATAAATCACTTTCCTATGAAGAATCACCTCTTTTAAGCAAGTGGTAAAAGTGCCTAAAAAGAGTCTAGACCACTTGATAATGTGACTTTAGAaatattatagttttttttttttacaattactgaagaattctggggcctttttcttagtaaatctcccccaatatTTCCAAACTAAGACAGCATTAGTTTAGTCATTTGCATGTATTCTCCCGTATCTGTCCTCTTGGCTGGCCatgtctgtatattatatatcacaaGTTAAGATGATTTTCGAAACACAAAATGATTTCATGACAGTTGTCTCAAAGTTAttcctagggttgagcaattgggatcgggaaagattggatcccaatcggcgatcaagcaaatttcacgatcgtaatcaggattgggatcagctggaaaatgatagaaaatcggattttaaaaatgatcctgaaatctcaagatcagctcaaccctactattcCATAATGAGTGATATATATACTAgatatactatatgtgaccaCCGAGTGAGGGAGGGTTAACTGTACACTTTCTATGGGTTTCTTAGCATGTCATGATATTATGTGGACgtggtttcaagacaaattggaatcCTTAAGCAAACTAGTCAGTAAAGTATGGCGACATATTCATTTACAATGCACTGTGTTGAAGTATATGCATAGCTTTACATGATTTTATAATTTGCACAATTAACACATTTGCCAGTTTGGTAAATTGTgttacttgatttttttttttttatacaatttaaatttttgtaattttgtgatattttcaAGACACTTTTTTCTAATATCAGTTGTTAAAAAATATACCGATTTCTATTAGTTTTAAGAAAAATCATAAGTGACGAAAACAAGGCAAAAATAGCATTTCAAATATGGTCTAACATACTATGAAACTTTGATACTTACTTTATGATATAAGACAACTTACTACTAGAGCGAacggtaaaatgttcgatattcaatattcgttttgagtagcccctcaacattcaactactggaatcgaatattgaatcctattatactctatggggggaaaatgctcgtttcaggggtaggcaaaattcgatcaaatagaacttaccaagtccacgagtgagggtcgggctggattctctgagaagtcttctctgtgcagcgtccccgcggcgtcttccggctctgaattcactctgccaggcatcgggcctgggcagagccgactgcgcttgtccgcactacaagaaaatggccgtttacagtcaaagcagccattttcttgtagtgcgggcatgcgtagttggctctgcccaggcccgatgcctggcagagtgaattcagagccagaagacgccgcagggatgctgcgcggagaagacttctaaaggtaggagaagaaccagcgttgattggctgactgtatagcattcggccaatcaacgctggttctgcatcaaatttttccattcgaatagcgagtagtattcaatcatgagtatttcgaatactgtagtattcgatcgaatacctactcgatcgaatactactcgctcatctctacttactactaacataaatatatgtattttctTTCACCTAGGGATTGTTTCTCTACAACACCCATACATTCAATAAGACAATGGTAACGGAATTTATACTTCTGGCCTTTTCCAATTTACAACATCTACAGATTTCGCTTTTTATCGTTGTCGTGTTTGCGTTTATGTCTTGTGTTTTGGGGAACAGTACCATACTTATCCTTGTAAGATCTGCGCGTTCACTTCATACGCCAATGTATTTTTTCATAAGTAACTTTGCTCTTCTGGAAATAATATTTATATCTGTGACTGTTCCTAAACTTCTAACCAATTTAATAGACGCTAACCGGAAGATATCATTTACTGGATGCTTTGCCCAGTTATATGCATTTAACTCTTTAGGAGTCGTAGAATGTTATCTTCTGGCGGTCATGGCCTTTGATCGGGATTTAGCCATTAACAGACCTTTACATTATTCGAGTATAATGAATAATTCTCTTTGTATGGAACTTGCAGCCGCCCCGTGGGTTATTGGCTTTGTTACAGCCGCTATACCTACCATATTTACCGCTAAACTGGAGTTTTGTGGACCCAATGAAGTcaaccatttcttctgtgatttAGCACCTCTGCAAAATATTGCATGTTCAGATCCTTTGGTGAGCAATCTGGTCACTAGTTCAACAGCCATATTTGCCACTGTCGTTCCATTCGTGATCATTTTAGGATTTTACATCCACATCATTGCCACCATCTCAAAAATTAAAAGCACCGTAGGCAAACAGAAAGCCTTCTCTACCTGCTCATCTCACCTCATTGTAGCCAGTTTGTTCTACTGCTCGGCCATTGTTGTATATGTTAGACCCAAAGGTAGTCAACACGACAAGTATCTTGCTCTTATGTACACTGTCATCATTCCATTACTAAACCCATTTATCTACACCTTAAGAAACAAGGATGTGAAAGCAGCTCTAAGGAAATCAATGCTACTAACAGTCCTTGCAAAAATTAGGATTAGCCACATTAAGAAGAACATTGTCGATTTTCATAGGTGAAAGaatcaagttaaaggggtattcttttATTATGTGATGGAGTATATCAACAATATGCCACACATAATTGGTGAGGATCTGACCTTGGGACTCCCATCAAGAGCGAGAGAGGTGATGTAGCACAAATTCAACATTCTTATAAGTCTATTCCTGGACAATGGCGTTCAGTAACCTACTGAGTAGCAtttttgaagtacaacttgtcacgcaaaaaacaagccctcattggACTACACAGACAGaaagttatggtttttggaatgtaaggagtgaaaaacaaaaacacaaaaatgaaaaatattttctTCTCCTAAGGGTTAAAGTACAATGTGATATCGTGTCTGTGATCATGGGATTCATGACAACAATCTTAGACTGAAAAATTACCCATTTGCAAACTGAAAACATTGGCTCCAGATATCAGCGATGTAAATTGAAGTCTGTCATTGGTTTCGCTAGAATATCAAAGTAATGTATTGAATTTATAACAGGAGAAATTGATGTCTTTAATCAAATTtgtaaaaataaagtttaaaaaagcTGCACTATTTAAGGTGAATATTTTAGAGCACAAAATTTACAGCacactatatatgtattaatttccTTTTGCTTTTTTAATATCTTTGAACATCATATATTAGAAAATTACATATGTTATTTATTGCGCAGGTCAAATAGGTTATCAATTATATCATAACTTATATTGAATCTATCTAATAAAAATTTGCTTTtaaggagaaattttgtaaaatGTGTTTGAAATTCAAGAGcaaaattaaacaaaaacaaaagaacaAAGCTCTAAAAAGTTAATGATtaaacaccccccctcccccccttgaaTCTGTTCTTCACTATATTCAGAGCAGTTGCTCCATTTGATACGAAAAGGTTAGTTTCCTCCAGTGGAAGGCTAAGTGTCATACATTTTCTCACTCCAGTTCACTAGAGGACAGGGGTTAAACATTcacaatgagtagagatgagcgagtagtatttgatcgagtaggtattcgattgaatactacggtattcgaaatactcgtactcgatcgaat from Leptodactylus fuscus isolate aLepFus1 chromosome 7, aLepFus1.hap2, whole genome shotgun sequence carries:
- the LOC142213348 gene encoding olfactory receptor 10A7-like — encoded protein: MVTEFILLAFSNLQHLQISLFIVVVFAFMSCVLGNSTILILVRSARSLHTPMYFFISNFALLEIIFISVTVPKLLTNLIDANRKISFTGCFAQLYAFNSLGVVECYLLAVMAFDRDLAINRPLHYSSIMNNSLCMELAAAPWVIGFVTAAIPTIFTAKLEFCGPNEVNHFFCDLAPLQNIACSDPLVSNLVTSSTAIFATVVPFVIILGFYIHIIATISKIKSTVGKQKAFSTCSSHLIVASLFYCSAIVVYVRPKGSQHDKYLALMYTVIIPLLNPFIYTLRNKDVKAALRKSMLLTVLAKIRISHIKKNIVDFHR